ACCCAGACCCTGAACGAAATTTCCCTGCGCGCCCATCAGTTAGTGGATGAACAATATCGCATCCTCAACGAAGAGTTGCTGCCGGTGCTGCACAGCAACGATATTTATGTGCTGCGCCGCGACGAATGGACCCAGGAACAAATACTGCATTTAAAGCAGGTTTTTTTATCGGAAGTGCTGCCGGTACTTAGCCCTATCGGCCTTGACCCGGCGCACCCTTTTCCGCGCATCCTCAATAAAAGCCTGAACTTTATTGTCAAACTCGATGGTAAAGATGCCTTTGGGCGCAACTCCGGGCGCGCCATTGTGCAGGTGCCCCGCTCGCTGCCACATATCATCGAACTGCCCAAAGATCTGGTCGAAAAAGGACGCGCCTTTGTGTTCGTTTCCTCCATTATTCACTTTTTTATGGGCGAGATTTTTGTCGGTATGACAGTGATGGAAAGCTATCAATTCCGCCTCACCCGCAACTCGGATATTTTTCTCGACGAAGAGGAAACCGATGACCTGCTGCGCGCCGTACAAGGCGAGCTGGCCTATCGCCAATACGGCGATGAAGTGCGCCTGGAAATTACCGATACCTGCCCCAGCGAACTGGAACAATTTTTATTGCAGCGCTGCGAAATTAAAGAGCGCGACCTGTACCGTATTAACGGCCCGGTCAACCTCAACCGCTTTGCGGATTTGTTCGATTTAATCAAAGACCCGCAGCACTATTACAAACCCTTTGTGCAGGCCATGCCCAAACTGCCCAAGCGCACCAACTCCTATTTTGAAGTGCTGCAAAAGCAGGATTTATTACTGCATCACCCGTTTGATTCGTTTCAATGTGTGGTGGATTTTTTGCGCGAAGCCGCCGCCGACCCGAATGTATTAGCGATCAAACAAACCCTGTACCGCACGGGCTCCAATTCACCGATTGTGGATGCACTGGTCGCCGCCGCCAAAGCCGGAAAAGAAGTCACCGCCATTGTGGAATTGCGCGCGCGTTTTGATGAAGAGCAAAACGTGGCGCTGGCCGAGCGCTTACAACGTTTTGGTATTCACGTGATTTACGGTGTAGTCGGTTTTAAAACCCACGCCAAAATGATTTTGGTGGCGCGTCGCGAAAACACCAAGCTGCGTTACTACGTGCATTTGGGCACCGGCAACTATCATCCACGCACCAGTAAAATCTACACCGACTATGGTTTGCTCACCTCGGATAAGGATTTGGGCGAGGATGTCTACCGCGTCTTTTTGCAATTATCGAGCATGGGCAAAGCCTCCAAAATGGAATCCCTGCTCTATGCGCCCTTCACCTTGCACAAAGGGATGATCCGGCGCATTCGCATCGAAAAAGAAAATGCCGAGCAGGGCAAACCTGCGCACATCATTGCCAAAATGAATTCACTTTACGATGAAGAACTGGTGAATGAACTCTACGCCGCCTCACAAGCCGGTGTGCAAATTGATTTGATTGTGCGCGGTGTCTGCCAATTGCGACCGGGCGTAAAAGGGCAATCGGAAAACATTCGCGTGCGCTCTATTATTGGCCGTTTTTTGGAACACCATCGCGTCTTTTATTTTGAAAACAACGGCAACCCGGAGTTGTACTGCTCAAGCGCCGACTGGATGGTGCGCAATATGTTTCACCGCGTGGAAACCTGCTTCCCCATCAAGCACAAAAAAATTCGCGATCGCATTCTGGAAGATCTGGATTTATACCTGCGCGATAATACCCACGCCTGGATATTGCAGGCGGATGGCAGTTACCTTCCCAGCCAGCCACAGCAGGGCGAAGAAGCCATCGATGCACAGGCCATTTTGTTGGAACGCTGGTCAGCACACGTCACCACCTAGGGCGAGCATTGCCCAATCGCCCATTAAAAAAGCCAGCCCACAATCATATGGGCTGGCTTTTTTTGTGCGATCGGTTTGTAGCGTTCGCGTTTATAAACGCACTTCTATCCCGCGCTCACGCATGTACTCTTTGGCTTGTTGCAAGGTATATTCGCGGAAGTGAAAAATACTCGCCGCCAACACCGCATCGGCGCGGCCCTGGGTCACGCCATCCACCAAATGCTGCAAATTACCCACACCACCTGACGCAATCACCGGCACGGGTACGGCATCGCTAATAGCGCGCGTCACACCCAGGTCGTAACCTTTTTTGGTGCCGTCGCCGTCCATACTGGTGAGCAAAATCTCGCCCGCACCATAGGCCGCCATTTTGGCTGCCCACTCCACTGCATCAATACACGTGGGTTTGCGGCCACCGTGGGTGAAAATCTCCCAGCGCGGCGTTTCAC
The nucleotide sequence above comes from Cellvibrio sp. PSBB023. Encoded proteins:
- the ppk1 gene encoding polyphosphate kinase 1, with protein sequence MRYKVDNAYFNRELSLLEFNKRVLHQAYNRSLPLLERLRFLCIFSTNLDEFFEVRVGGLVEILERNAPPTQGPDGLTQTQTLNEISLRAHQLVDEQYRILNEELLPVLHSNDIYVLRRDEWTQEQILHLKQVFLSEVLPVLSPIGLDPAHPFPRILNKSLNFIVKLDGKDAFGRNSGRAIVQVPRSLPHIIELPKDLVEKGRAFVFVSSIIHFFMGEIFVGMTVMESYQFRLTRNSDIFLDEEETDDLLRAVQGELAYRQYGDEVRLEITDTCPSELEQFLLQRCEIKERDLYRINGPVNLNRFADLFDLIKDPQHYYKPFVQAMPKLPKRTNSYFEVLQKQDLLLHHPFDSFQCVVDFLREAAADPNVLAIKQTLYRTGSNSPIVDALVAAAKAGKEVTAIVELRARFDEEQNVALAERLQRFGIHVIYGVVGFKTHAKMILVARRENTKLRYYVHLGTGNYHPRTSKIYTDYGLLTSDKDLGEDVYRVFLQLSSMGKASKMESLLYAPFTLHKGMIRRIRIEKENAEQGKPAHIIAKMNSLYDEELVNELYAASQAGVQIDLIVRGVCQLRPGVKGQSENIRVRSIIGRFLEHHRVFYFENNGNPELYCSSADWMVRNMFHRVETCFPIKHKKIRDRILEDLDLYLRDNTHAWILQADGSYLPSQPQQGEEAIDAQAILLERWSAHVTT